The Pogona vitticeps strain Pit_001003342236 chromosome 6, PviZW2.1, whole genome shotgun sequence genome contains a region encoding:
- the LOC110080309 gene encoding zinc finger matrin-type protein 1, protein MAAAAAAPAAAAVAAGREKAEGGGEAPSPRLPPPPRGQRADDTLDDATRKELCTDTFCKVCGAVLQFESQRIAHYEGKKHAQKVRLYLQIHSEQKEGLEPGKQGHVQLDPNVDKNTYCKLCNMIFTSPVVAQSHYLGKIHMKKLKLLSDHFQHPTQSSQSEPGPSVNPVHPEVCADKPSQDTDAENPPLSCVTTALDIEDPEKYCRLCSAPFNNPLMAHQHYVGKKHKRNEVRKKLVAEIGTTTVPAESKANAIGVGNYVCPICSISLTSIEMYQSHMQGNKHQIKENMIVNLMKNSKKTYDSFQDELADYIKVQKARGLEPKTSFRKPEEGLEYEEFEATNGHKEVFPYEQDLFSHDIYEPDQHSFFPSDMCVLSHTVENQLSHRSPIHRGPRKLENVPISECNMAGSSEEHASHLTISKYNDCDPLSAESAEDYKPVCSDNSTHFYRRSQKCQKTSKKGKECTTEGERNQPQQPVKLKRKRCHEEETDSGKNGKKKKKGDASSALEWKSKHSKDKGNKEWSSEKDSRRHKKLKKKAEESGPTEEEMLWNESVLGF, encoded by the exons ATGATACTTTGGATGACGCAACAAGAAAAGAACTTTGCACAGACACTTTCTGTAAAGTTTGTGGGGCTGTGCTGCAATTTGAATCGCAAAGAATAGCACACTATGAG GGCAAAAAACATGCGCAGAAAGTACGACTTTATTTACAAATACATAGTGaacagaaggagggactggagcCTGGCAAGCAGGGGCATGTACAG TTGGACCCTAATGTGGATAAAAACACCTACTGCAAACTTTGCAACATGATCTTCACATCTCCAGTTGTGGCTCAGTCACACTACCTGGGAAAAATCCACATGAAGAAGTTGAAACTACTGTCAGATCACTTTCAGCATCCCACCCAGAGCTCTCAGTCAGAACCAG GCCCCTCTGTGAATCCAGTTCATCCAGAAGTGTGTGCTGACAAACCTTCACAAGACACTGATGCTGAAAACCCACCTTTATCATGTGTTACTACTGCTCTGGATATAGAGGATCCAGAAAAATATTGCAGACTCTGCTCAGCACCTTTCAACAACCCACTTATGGCCCATCAGCACTATGTTGGCAAGAAGCACAAAAGGAACGAAGTACGTAAGAAGCTGGTAGCTGAGATTGGAACTACAACTGTCCCTGCAGAATCTAAAGCCAATG CTATCGGAGTGGGCAACTATGTGTGCCCCATCTGCAGTATCAGCCTTACTTCCATAGAGATGTATCAGTCTCACATGCAAGGAAATAAGCATCAGATTAA agaAAACATGATTGTAAATCTGATGAAGAACTCCAAGAAAACATATGATTCCTTCCAAGATGAGTTAGCAGATTACATTAAAGTACAAAAAGCAAGAGGACTGGAACCAAAAACTAGTTTCAGAAAGCCAGAGGAAGGGCTTGAATATGAAGAATTTGAAGCCACAAATGGTCATAAGGAGGTCTTTCCCTATGAACAAGATCTGTTTTCTCATGATATTTATGAACCAGATCAGCATTCCTTTTTCCCCTCAGATATGTGTGTACTATCACATACAGTTGAAAACCAGTTGTCACATCGGTCACCAATTCACAGAGGCCCACGGAAACTAGAAAATGTACCCATATCTGAGTGCAACATGGCAGGTTCTTCAGAGGAACATGCATCTCACTTGACAATCTCCAAATACAATGATTGTGACCCATTATCAGCAGAATCTGCTGAGGACTACAAGCCTGTATGTTCAGATAATAGCACACATTTTTACCGGAGAAGCCAGAAGTGTCAAAAGACATccaaaaaggggaaagaatgtACAACAGAAGGAGAGAGGAACCAGCCCCAACAACCTGTAAAGCTCAAAAGAAAACGGTGTCATGAAGAAGAGACAGACTCAGGaaaaaatggtaaaaagaaaaagaaaggtgacGCCTCTTCAGCACTTGAGTGGAAATCAAAGCACAGTAAAGATAAAGGAAATAAAGAATGGTCTTCTGAAAAGGATAGCAGAAGGCATAAAAAGCtaaagaagaaagcagaagagaGTGGACCAACAGAAGAAGAGATGCTGTGGAATGAATCTGTTTTGGGATTTTAA